Proteins from a genomic interval of Paenibacillus lentus:
- a CDS encoding phage tail domain-containing protein: protein MNWLQLGNLQGISTSPSFTVPLQVDGALTKISWKYSSPPGTKIIVQTRLSFSNGADWTEWRICTNGGAIPDLSSADKIDHPQMMYRVIISSPDYAAVPAFEEITFTFEPVIIIDNTGDLDCKPEIWITKEGNGDFSIVNLSSRAEEFKFSDLIDQETIYIDNEQEDIETSLAATYRYSNFNDNYLNLPAGSNLLKLSGKAKVQFRYQFKYL, encoded by the coding sequence ATGAACTGGCTGCAACTAGGCAATCTGCAAGGCATCTCGACATCCCCCTCCTTCACTGTACCTTTGCAAGTTGATGGCGCACTAACCAAGATATCGTGGAAGTACTCTTCCCCACCTGGTACGAAAATCATCGTACAAACCAGGCTGTCTTTTAGCAATGGTGCGGATTGGACGGAATGGAGGATTTGCACCAACGGCGGAGCTATTCCTGATCTCTCCTCCGCCGATAAAATCGACCACCCGCAAATGATGTATAGAGTCATTATATCATCGCCGGATTACGCTGCCGTTCCAGCATTTGAAGAGATTACTTTCACCTTTGAACCTGTGATCATCATCGATAATACCGGAGACTTGGATTGCAAACCGGAGATTTGGATTACCAAAGAAGGGAACGGTGATTTTAGCATCGTGAACCTGTCCAGTAGAGCTGAGGAATTTAAATTTAGCGACCTTATCGATCAAGAAACCATCTATATCGATAACGAGCAGGAAGACATTGAAACCAGCTTGGCAGCCACCTATAGATATTCCAATTTCAATGATAACTATTTAAATTTGCCTGCAGGCTCGAATTTATTGAAATTATCCGGGAAAGCCAAAGTCCAGTTCAGGTACCAATTCAAGTACTTATAA
- a CDS encoding distal tail protein Dit, with the protein MFYITVRDSLYFSYAGRVSAEFGILNVSLSGDGMSEEPLAASREIHEVSIKGRDQPYFQGIEKDPLRFNVSFAFQERFNTQKLREVARWLTEHEYYQPLFFTNDLGVEPEKIYYALVVDEPALVHNSLQQGYITLTFRCDSPYAYSPRILSKKYDWADQPFTNRINHFSNNTHERTGVDPAGHLVLTPSRTTWADIPSGTRWTDL; encoded by the coding sequence GTGTTCTATATCACAGTTCGCGATTCGTTATATTTTTCATACGCGGGCAGAGTGTCGGCTGAATTTGGCATCTTAAATGTCAGCCTAAGCGGCGACGGAATGTCAGAAGAACCTTTAGCGGCAAGCCGTGAGATTCATGAGGTCTCCATCAAAGGAAGAGATCAGCCCTATTTTCAAGGCATAGAGAAAGATCCTCTGCGATTTAACGTTTCTTTTGCCTTCCAGGAAAGATTTAATACACAAAAACTGAGGGAAGTAGCAAGATGGCTGACCGAACATGAATACTACCAGCCGCTATTCTTTACGAATGACTTAGGCGTGGAGCCTGAAAAAATATACTATGCTTTGGTCGTGGATGAACCAGCATTAGTGCACAATAGCCTGCAGCAAGGCTACATCACACTTACTTTTCGTTGCGATTCGCCCTATGCATATTCGCCGCGCATTTTATCCAAGAAATACGATTGGGCGGACCAACCGTTTACGAACCGGATAAATCATTTCTCAAATAATACGCACGAGAGAACCGGTGTTGATCCTGCCGGCCATCTCGTTTTAACCCCATCAAGGACAACATGGGCGGATATTCCTTCCGGCACGCGCTGGACCGACCTGTAA
- a CDS encoding PAAR domain-containing protein, with translation MPGVAVDGSTYEMTVDDYVTFDIFTRRRTGTDEHGNPEYEWDESPGKTNAKITGSVIASSKMKIDGVSVAVVGDRTNETWVASPPVPSDTERVRYRNISPGTYGSGQGRIISGSAKGKLGGQPIALIGSSVRTHLDVTTTIRTGNEKMKFSS, from the coding sequence ATGCCCGGAGTGGCTGTGGATGGTTCGACGTATGAAATGACTGTTGATGATTATGTGACTTTTGATATTTTCACACGTAGAAGAACAGGTACCGATGAGCACGGTAATCCCGAATATGAGTGGGATGAAAGTCCTGGGAAAACTAATGCTAAGATAACAGGGTCTGTGATTGCATCTTCCAAGATGAAAATCGATGGAGTTAGTGTCGCTGTAGTAGGGGATAGAACAAATGAAACTTGGGTTGCTAGCCCACCGGTACCATCTGACACTGAGCGCGTGCGCTATCGAAACATATCTCCTGGGACTTATGGTAGTGGTCAAGGTCGAATCATCTCTGGAAGTGCAAAGGGCAAGCTAGGTGGACAGCCTATTGCTTTAATTGGATCATCTGTAAGAACTCATCTTGATGTAACTACCACTATTAGAACAGGAAACGAAAAAATGAAATTCAGCAGCTAA
- a CDS encoding phage tail spike protein: MLGEIDYNLKPIQPQYFLCKPNREIIGKLKHIYNDSIQEPLNQVGELEFTIPMQINWHHKLIKNKYAELIRERYLIKVVRGRKIDWFIVVSLSQASENDQESMTVKCYSSYHMLTDKMIKSYSVEAYYCRQVLTDMLANTVWNIDYIDADFDLAYRAFEFQSSTVLDAIYSIADKYNAIVEFNTDAKSVSFKKPELFGLNRGLTFSFGKYLKSMNKQTSADQMVTRLTAKGKDDLTIHHVNPTGQGYVESFSYFVYPFRRDDQRTVLSSSFHMSDSLCHALLDYEELVQSKTGLIESYIKQRNVYEDELNQLDLEHNRLKNNEKVITSTVLSQQFDGKMFFEKYVHTGSSSHTFEVNSTYAYAVLIKADNTTGLSVDFNGQPRSLPSGQWTMLGKVKDVASIQVTLQGGNTGVFIQVANISLDEWTGSGNEQAIVERYSLDHKENQLRLKEIEINNKKAQISDIQNQIDALQVVLAANNNFSPAQLQELNEFIIEREFNDDVYVDEHDLYDAAQEKLRELQQPQLSIDIDIVNFLEIVGEQRNWHKLVLGDFVNIKYEPTDTFVTARIVSISYDYEGREISLTLSNIKDVSDDSKDMEKFIQNSTNTNIIVDTSKHKWGKAIVDVSEMSQLFENFWNKVTNDIIMASNEHVVIDRKGITIIDPNDPLRFLRATHGVLGLTRSGGLKYETAISPDGVIAEMVLGKIILGQRVVIGDTTGVFTIEGSRLMIDDRCGREVLKLGLLSESPDKFGIFVNRYASSMDCSNTTILNRVNITADEGLVLERNRNGSFQKTLYTSTDGDLYMIGNLRVGEDERVFIADRNGISVGASIWNDAPFRVDMHGNCWLDSLFANHAEIKNSLFKDGHIEGSSLVLRDALGGVIKMYPDHGLWFGAEQFDDAIASIAMDGTAKFKKLIVTDGHNKLLIDSEQKKIFMNNWDIVGAGAIDTDLLSANIVTAMDGFVTDLTASRMTTLTGQIRENAMDYIRIDGHTQKFIRGNIKPGSAVHKSLPDGKLLYWINASQSGQMTTEVTNWPVMTYDMEERDKLVIGLNDTRPNATPFIQMGIGDGNNTQGGKSLIDKYDGGLKTSYHSSGSAIERSIDLADNGITIQSDGQGHITIKAHSISLEAAGAISFSGTEYVFT, translated from the coding sequence GTGCTCGGAGAGATTGATTACAACTTAAAGCCGATACAACCGCAGTATTTTCTCTGTAAACCAAACCGTGAAATTATTGGCAAGCTGAAACATATTTATAATGATTCCATCCAGGAGCCGCTAAACCAGGTAGGCGAACTAGAATTCACCATCCCTATGCAAATTAATTGGCATCATAAACTCATTAAGAACAAATATGCCGAGCTCATCCGTGAGCGATATTTGATCAAAGTCGTCCGCGGCCGGAAAATCGACTGGTTTATCGTGGTCAGCCTGTCCCAAGCATCCGAGAATGACCAGGAGAGCATGACGGTAAAATGTTATTCCTCCTATCACATGCTGACTGACAAAATGATCAAGAGCTATAGCGTCGAAGCCTATTATTGCCGGCAGGTACTGACGGATATGTTGGCCAATACCGTATGGAACATCGACTATATCGATGCCGATTTCGACCTTGCCTATCGCGCTTTTGAGTTCCAGTCGAGTACAGTTTTGGATGCTATATATTCGATTGCTGACAAATATAATGCCATCGTCGAGTTTAATACGGACGCAAAAAGCGTAAGCTTCAAAAAGCCGGAATTATTCGGCCTCAATCGAGGCCTGACGTTCAGCTTCGGCAAATATCTCAAAAGCATGAATAAACAAACCTCGGCTGACCAAATGGTCACTAGGCTTACGGCAAAAGGAAAAGATGATTTGACGATCCATCACGTCAATCCCACGGGTCAGGGGTACGTTGAGAGCTTTAGCTACTTTGTATACCCTTTTCGAAGAGATGACCAACGAACAGTCCTCTCTTCTTCTTTTCATATGAGCGACTCCCTTTGCCACGCCCTGCTCGACTACGAAGAGCTTGTGCAATCGAAGACGGGCTTGATTGAAAGCTACATTAAGCAGCGAAATGTCTATGAGGATGAACTGAATCAACTAGACCTTGAGCATAACAGACTTAAGAACAACGAAAAAGTCATAACAAGTACAGTGCTGAGTCAGCAATTTGATGGCAAAATGTTTTTCGAGAAATATGTGCATACCGGAAGCTCCTCGCACACTTTTGAAGTAAACAGCACTTATGCTTATGCCGTATTGATCAAAGCCGACAATACAACCGGTCTATCTGTCGACTTCAATGGGCAACCTCGAAGCCTGCCCTCTGGACAATGGACTATGCTTGGCAAAGTGAAGGACGTCGCCTCCATTCAGGTTACGCTCCAAGGGGGCAATACAGGGGTTTTCATCCAGGTAGCCAACATCAGCCTCGATGAATGGACCGGTTCAGGCAATGAACAGGCCATCGTGGAGAGATACAGCCTGGATCACAAGGAGAATCAGCTGCGGCTGAAGGAAATTGAAATTAACAACAAAAAAGCTCAAATTTCCGATATCCAAAATCAGATTGATGCCCTTCAGGTTGTTTTAGCAGCTAACAACAACTTCTCCCCTGCTCAGCTTCAGGAGCTAAATGAGTTTATCATAGAGCGGGAGTTCAATGACGATGTGTACGTCGACGAGCATGATCTTTATGATGCAGCTCAGGAAAAGCTGCGAGAGCTGCAGCAGCCTCAGCTTTCGATCGATATCGATATCGTGAATTTTCTGGAAATCGTCGGCGAACAACGAAATTGGCATAAGCTTGTACTCGGCGATTTTGTAAATATCAAGTACGAACCTACGGATACATTTGTCACGGCGCGAATTGTAAGTATCAGCTACGACTATGAAGGCCGAGAGATTAGCCTTACCTTATCCAATATTAAAGACGTTAGCGATGACAGCAAGGATATGGAGAAATTCATACAAAACTCAACGAATACGAATATCATCGTTGACACCAGCAAGCATAAATGGGGTAAAGCCATTGTCGATGTGTCCGAAATGTCGCAATTGTTCGAGAATTTTTGGAACAAGGTCACCAATGATATTATTATGGCCTCCAATGAACACGTTGTGATTGACCGCAAAGGCATTACGATCATCGACCCTAATGATCCTTTGAGATTTCTGCGTGCAACCCATGGCGTATTGGGCTTGACGCGCTCTGGCGGATTGAAGTATGAAACAGCCATCTCCCCCGACGGTGTAATTGCAGAAATGGTACTTGGCAAAATCATCCTCGGCCAACGGGTTGTCATCGGCGATACGACAGGAGTTTTTACGATTGAAGGCTCACGGCTCATGATCGATGACCGCTGCGGAAGGGAAGTTCTCAAGCTTGGATTATTGTCCGAATCCCCCGATAAGTTTGGCATTTTCGTGAATCGTTATGCTTCTTCTATGGACTGCAGCAACACGACGATTCTAAACCGGGTGAATATTACTGCCGACGAGGGCCTTGTACTGGAACGTAACCGGAATGGTTCTTTTCAAAAAACGCTCTACACCTCCACGGACGGAGATTTATATATGATTGGGAATCTGCGGGTTGGTGAAGATGAAAGAGTGTTCATCGCGGACCGCAATGGAATAAGCGTGGGCGCAAGCATTTGGAATGACGCCCCTTTTCGTGTAGACATGCACGGCAATTGCTGGCTGGATTCCTTGTTCGCGAATCACGCTGAAATAAAAAACTCGCTATTCAAAGATGGTCATATTGAAGGCTCTTCCCTCGTATTGCGTGATGCGCTTGGCGGGGTCATCAAGATGTATCCTGACCATGGACTTTGGTTTGGAGCGGAGCAATTTGACGATGCCATTGCAAGCATAGCCATGGACGGCACGGCAAAGTTCAAGAAATTAATCGTAACAGATGGACACAACAAACTTTTGATCGACAGCGAACAAAAGAAGATTTTCATGAACAACTGGGATATCGTAGGCGCCGGAGCCATTGACACGGATCTGCTATCTGCCAACATCGTAACTGCGATGGACGGTTTCGTCACCGATCTAACCGCATCCAGAATGACTACCCTGACCGGTCAGATCCGAGAAAATGCAATGGATTACATCCGGATTGACGGCCATACACAAAAGTTTATTAGAGGAAACATCAAACCTGGTTCTGCCGTGCATAAATCTCTCCCAGACGGCAAACTACTCTATTGGATCAACGCTTCTCAAAGCGGACAAATGACAACAGAAGTAACGAATTGGCCGGTCATGACTTATGACATGGAGGAACGGGATAAATTGGTCATCGGACTTAACGATACCAGGCCCAATGCTACTCCCTTTATTCAAATGGGTATCGGGGACGGGAATAATACTCAAGGCGGAAAATCGTTGATCGACAAATATGATGGCGGATTAAAAACTTCCTACCATTCCAGCGGTTCGGCGATCGAAAGAAGCATCGATCTGGCCGACAACGGCATTACGATCCAATCGGACGGCCAGGGCCATATTACGATAAAGGCTCATAGTATTAGTTTAGAAGCTGCTGGCGCAATCAGTTTTTCTGGAACTGAGTATGTATTCACATGA